GGGGGCGCGGGCGCTCGTGGCGCGGGTGCGGGAGCTGGAGCGGGCGGACGAGGCGGCCGGACGGCCCCTGCTCGGCCGGGCGAAGACCCACGACGACGCGACGGTGGTGTGCGTGGAGCCGTGACCGCGCCCGCCCGGGCCCGGCCACGGCGGCCCCGACGCCATCGCCGGCCCGCCCGGGCCCGGCCACGGCGGCCCCGACGCCATCGCCATCGCCATCGCCATCGCCGACGGTTCCGGCCCGACGGTTCCGGCCCGGTGGTTCCGGCCCGGTGGGGCTGCTTCTCGGGCTACTTCTCCATGCCCCGGTTCAGCTGGTGCAGCAGTCGTGCCAGCTCCTCGACCTCGACGCGGTCCCAGTGGGAGAAGTGGCTGACGTACCGCTCACGGCGGGCCTCGCGGACCCGGCTCACCCGGGTGCGGCCCTCCTCGGTGAGGTCGACCAGCCAGGCCCGGCCGTCCGCCGGGTCCGGTGCGCGCGCGACCAGGCCGAGCTGTTCCAGGGCGCGCAGCTGGCGCGACATGGTGGCCTTGCCGACGCCGATGTAGGCGGCGAGCTCGGTGGCCCGCTGCCGACCGCACTCCTCCAGCCGGACGAGGAGCCCGTAGGCGGCGGACTCCAGGTCCGGATGGACCTCGCGGGCCATCTCCCCCTGGTTGGCGCGGGCCCGGCGGAACAGCACCGTCAGCTCCCGCTCCAGGGACAGGAACTCCCGGTCGTCCCGCTCCACCCCGCGCGACGGCGCGCCGGACTCGTCCCCGCGTCCGTCGCCGTCTGTGTCCTCGTGCACGTCAGCACCTCTGCTTTTGTTCGCCGGTCGCCGCCATCGGCGCAGCTCCTCAGTATTTCGCAGGCGCCGCCCGGCGGCTCGCAGGGCCGCCCCCGGGGCATGACGAGGGCCCGGTCCCCACGGGTCCCGGGCCCTCGTCCCTCCCACGGCGTCCGTCACGCCGCCACGGGAACCTCCGGCGTCGCGCCGTTCGCGGCGGGCGCGAGCGCCAGCTCCAGCACCTGGCGGACGTCCGTGACGGCGTGGACGTCGAGCGTGTCCAGCACCTCCGCGGGGACGTCGTCCAGGTCGGGCTCGTTGCGCTTGGGGATGATCACGGTGGTGACGCCCGCCCGGTGCGCGGCCAGCAGCTTCTGCTTCACGCCGCCGATCGGCAGGACCCGGCCGGTGAGGGACACCTCGCCGGTCATCGCCACGTCCGTGCGCACGAGCCGGCCGGACAGCAGGGACGCGAGGGCGGTCGTCATGGTGACGCCGGCGCTCGGGCCGTCCTTGGGGACCGCGCCCGCCGGGAAGTGGATGTGCACGCCCCGGTCCTTCAGATCGCCCACCGGCAGCTCCAGTTCGGCCCCGTGGCTGCGCAGGAAGCTGAGCGCGATCTGCGCCGACTCCTTCATCACGTCGCCGAGCTGACCGGTCAGGGTCAGGCCCGCCGCGCCCGTCTCCGGGTCGGCCAGCGAGGCCTCGACGTACAGGACGTCGCCGCCCGCGCCGGTGACCGCGAGACCTGTCGCGACACCGGGCACGGCGGTCCGGCGCTCGGCCGGGTCCTGGGCGGACTCGGGCACGTGGTGCGGCCGGCCGATCAGAGCGCGCAGGTCCTCGCTTCCGATGGTGAACGGCAGCTTCCGTTCGCCCAGTTCGTGCTGGGCCGCGACCTTGCGCAGCAGCCGCGCGACGGTCCGCTCCAGGGTGCGCACGCCCGCCTCGCGGGTGTACTCGCCGGTGAGCCTGCGCAGCGCGCTCTCCTCGAGGGTGACCTCGTCCGCCGCGAGGCCCGCGCGCTCCAGCTGGCGCGGGAGCAGGTGGTCGCGGGCGATGACGATCTTCTCGTCCTCGGTGTAGCCGTCGAGGCGGACCAGCTCCATGCGGTCGAGCAGGGCCTCCGGGATGGCTTCGAGCACGTTGGCGGTGGCCAGGAACACCACGTCCGACAGGTCGAGCTCGACCTCCAGGTAGTGGTCGCGGAACGTGTGGTTCTGCGCCGGGTCGAGCACTTCGAGGAGGGCCGCCGCCGGGTCGCCCCGGAAATCGGAGCCCACCTTGTCGATCTCGTCGAGGAGCACCACCGGGTTCATCGACCCGGCCTCCTTGATCGCCCGCACGATCCGGCCGGGCAGCGCGCCGACGTACGTACGCCGGTGGCCACGGATCTCGGCCTCGTCGCGGACGCCGCCGAGGGCGACGCGGACGAACTTGCGGCCCATGGCGTGCGCGACGGACTCGCCGAGGCTGGTCTTGCCGACGCCGGGCGGGCCCACGAGGGCCAGGACCGCGCCGCCGCGCCGGCCGCCGACCACGCCCAGACCGCGCTCGCCGCGGCGCTTGCGCACGGCCAGGTACTCGGTGATGCGCTCCTTCACGTCCTCAAGGCCCGCGTGCTCGGCGTCGAGGACGGACCTGGCGCCCCGGATGTCGTAGCGGTCCTCGGTGCGCTCGTTCCACGGAAGTTCGAGGACGGTGTCCAGCCAGGTGCGGATCCAGGAACCCTCGGGCGACTGGTCGCTGGAGCGTTCCAGCTTGTCGACCTCCTTGAGGGCGGCCTCGCGGACCTTCTCGGGCAGGTCGGCGGCCTCGACGCGGGCGCGGTAGTCGTCGGACTCCTCGCCCTCCTGTTCGCCGTTCAGCTCGCGCAGTTCCTTGCGGACGGCTTCGAGCTGGCGGCGCAGCAGGAACTCGCGCTGCTGCTTGTCGACGCCTTCCTGGACGTCCTTGGCGATCGTCTCGGCGACGTCCTGTTCGGCGAGGTGGTCGCGCAGCTGCTGGGTGGCGAGCTTCAGGCGGGCCACCGGGTCGGCGGTCTCCAGGAGCGCCACCTTCTGTTCGGTGGTCAGGAACGGCGAGTAGCCGGAGTTGTCGGCGAGCGCGGAGACGTCGTCGATGGCCTGGACGCGGTCGACGACCTGCCAGGCGGCGCGCTTGCGCAGCCAGGCGGTGGCGAGCGCCTTGTACTCCTTGACGAGTTCGGCGACGTGACCGGGCAGCGGCTCGGGGACGGTCTGGTCGACCTTCGTCCCCTCGACCCACAGCGCCGCGCCGGGCCCGGTCGTGCCGGCGCCGATCTTCACGCGGCCGCGGCCGCGGATCAGCGCGCCCGGGTCGCCGTCGGCCAGCCGGCCGACCTGTTCGACGGTGCCGAGCACACCGGTGCTCGCGTACGTGCCGTCGACACGCGGCACGAGGAGTACCTGAGGCTTGCCCGGTGTTGAACGGGCGGCGGCCTGCGCGGCCTCCACCGCAGCGCGTACGTCGGCGTCGTTGAGGTCCAGCGGAACCACCATGCCGGGGAGCACGACCTCGTCATCAAGAGGCAGCACGGGCAGAGTGAGCGGAGCGGACGTCGATGCCATGATCTCCCCTTCGGCAGTCAAGTTGAGCTATGCCGACTCAATGCACCTGAGCCCCTGAATGTTCCCCGCGGACCGTTCCGTTCGCTGTGGGCGAT
The window above is part of the Streptomyces sp. NBC_00425 genome. Proteins encoded here:
- the lon gene encoding endopeptidase La; translated protein: MASTSAPLTLPVLPLDDEVVLPGMVVPLDLNDADVRAAVEAAQAAARSTPGKPQVLLVPRVDGTYASTGVLGTVEQVGRLADGDPGALIRGRGRVKIGAGTTGPGAALWVEGTKVDQTVPEPLPGHVAELVKEYKALATAWLRKRAAWQVVDRVQAIDDVSALADNSGYSPFLTTEQKVALLETADPVARLKLATQQLRDHLAEQDVAETIAKDVQEGVDKQQREFLLRRQLEAVRKELRELNGEQEGEESDDYRARVEAADLPEKVREAALKEVDKLERSSDQSPEGSWIRTWLDTVLELPWNERTEDRYDIRGARSVLDAEHAGLEDVKERITEYLAVRKRRGERGLGVVGGRRGGAVLALVGPPGVGKTSLGESVAHAMGRKFVRVALGGVRDEAEIRGHRRTYVGALPGRIVRAIKEAGSMNPVVLLDEIDKVGSDFRGDPAAALLEVLDPAQNHTFRDHYLEVELDLSDVVFLATANVLEAIPEALLDRMELVRLDGYTEDEKIVIARDHLLPRQLERAGLAADEVTLEESALRRLTGEYTREAGVRTLERTVARLLRKVAAQHELGERKLPFTIGSEDLRALIGRPHHVPESAQDPAERRTAVPGVATGLAVTGAGGDVLYVEASLADPETGAAGLTLTGQLGDVMKESAQIALSFLRSHGAELELPVGDLKDRGVHIHFPAGAVPKDGPSAGVTMTTALASLLSGRLVRTDVAMTGEVSLTGRVLPIGGVKQKLLAAHRAGVTTVIIPKRNEPDLDDVPAEVLDTLDVHAVTDVRQVLELALAPAANGATPEVPVAA
- a CDS encoding MarR family winged helix-turn-helix transcriptional regulator; the encoded protein is MHEDTDGDGRGDESGAPSRGVERDDREFLSLERELTVLFRRARANQGEMAREVHPDLESAAYGLLVRLEECGRQRATELAAYIGVGKATMSRQLRALEQLGLVARAPDPADGRAWLVDLTEEGRTRVSRVREARRERYVSHFSHWDRVEVEELARLLHQLNRGMEK